GAGAGCATGGCGTTCGCGCCCTCTCGATCACCGCGCAGCAGTTGCGCCTGAACGAGCCGCAGCAGGCGGAGTCGCGCCCAGCTGGCGAGGGCCGGCGCGCGATCGAGGGCCGCGAGCGCGCGTGGGGCCAGCGCCCACTGGGCGCGCAAGGAGGAGCGCTGATCGGCAGCGTCGCCAGTGGGAGCGTCGCCAGTGGGAGCGTCGCCACGGCCATCGGAGCGCGGCCTGAGCTCCAGCATCACGCGAAAGAGCGAAGCTGGCTGCAGCGGCCCCACCTCCGGCACTGCCAGCGGACCGACCAGGGGAAGGCGATAGCTGAAGCCACCGGCGACGGCACGGCGGGTGTGGTAGGGCACACGGTAGCGGCGCCCGCCTTCATCGCTGACGAGGACGTCGACCGCAGCCTCGTCCAGCGCCGGCAGCGGCCGCGCCGCGACGAGCTCGATGAAGGGCGCCGACACGCGCGCCGCGCCCCAGCGCGCGTCCGGGGCCCTCACCTGCTGCGGAGCCGCCAGCAGGGCCTCCATCAATGCGAGTCGCTCGTGATGCAAGGTGAGGAGCAGGCGTTGACCGCGCCAGCTGAGCGAATGCAGCGCGTTCGCGCGCATCTCGCGCACCTGCTGCCCCAGCCACGCCAGCGACTGGCTCGCCGTCCACCGCTCGGCAGTCGCGGCGCACGCCTCGTCGCGACTCGCCCCCGACCCCACGGCTTCCGCGGCTGGCGCGCGCGCACCCGCACGCGCCATGGGAACGGGCGCCGCGGGCAAGAGGAAGAGGAGCAGCGCCAGGCGGCGCCAGCGACGATCGCGCACGATGCAGCTACCCTGCAACGCTTCTGCGGGGGCGGCGCGCGGCGAGGCGGGCCAGCCGCCGCTCATCCGCAGCAGCGAAGCGACGCTGCTCTTCCTTCGTCTCGGGGACCACGATCGGCACCGCCCGCGGGCGGCCCTGCTCGTCGATCGCCACGAAGGTCAGATAGGCCCGCACGGCGTGGCGGCGCGCGCCACTGTCCGACTCGGACTCGACCCGCACACCGACCTCCATCGAGCTGCGCCAGGCCCGGTTGACCGAGGCGCGCAGCACGACGATATCCCCCAAATACACAGGCTGATCGAACTGGACGCTGTCGATCGAGGCCGTGACGGCCACACCGCCAGCGTGCCGACGCGAGGCCACCGCCGCGGCGATATCGATCCACTGCATGATCCGGCCGCCGAAGGCCGTGCCGAGCGCATTGGCGTCGCTGGGCAGCACGAGCTGCGTCATCTCGACGCGAGAGGCGCGCGGCGATCGGCGAGCTGACACTTGGGTCATCGTGCTCTACTTCCGGCGCGCGGCGCGGAGGGCACGGGATCCCATCTAGCGGCAACGCGTGACGTGGCGGCGGCAGAACTGCTCATTGCGACAGGATTCTCGGTAGCTGGCGCAGATACCGTTGCGCCAGATGCGACAGCGGCGCTGACAGACGCGGCGCTGCCCTTGGCCGGCGCAGGCGGTCGTGCAGCGCCGTGGCTGGCTGCGACGCTGTTGGTGGGTGACCCTGTAGCCGGGCGCCGGCACGATGCAGCCGGACATCCCGGACGAGCCGAGCAGCAACGCCACCGCGAGTAGCAGAGCACGCATCTTCAACCTCCCTCTGACAAATCGCGCTATCCAGCGCGCGCGAACTGTAGCAGGAGGCTAGCGCGCGCGGCCAGCTTCTGCGCTTCGGATCGCGGGGCGGCGCCGGGCCTCAGCCCAGCTCAGCCCAGCTCAGCTCAGCTCAGCTCAGCTCGCGCCGGTCCTCGATCGCGCGGTGCAGCGTCACCCCATCGGCAAGCTCAATCTCGCCGCCGATCGGCACACCAGCGGCGATCCGCGTCGTGCGGATGCCGAGCGGCCCGAGCAGCCGCGCCACATAGAGCGCGGTCGCATCGCCTTCGACGCTGGGCCGGGTCGCCAGGA
The nucleotide sequence above comes from Pseudomonadota bacterium. Encoded proteins:
- a CDS encoding acyl-CoA thioesterase; protein product: MTQVSARRSPRASRVEMTQLVLPSDANALGTAFGGRIMQWIDIAAAVASRRHAGGVAVTASIDSVQFDQPVYLGDIVVLRASVNRAWRSSMEVGVRVESESDSGARRHAVRAYLTFVAIDEQGRPRAVPIVVPETKEEQRRFAAADERRLARLAARRPRRSVAG